In Chitinophagaceae bacterium, one DNA window encodes the following:
- a CDS encoding riboflavin synthase: MFTGIIETLGEIVSVSTEGTNYIFKIKSAISKELKVDQSVSHDGVCLTVTDIDKKEGIHTVVAIDETLDKTSLQQWEKGYIVNLERAMPANGRFDGHIVQGHVDQIAVCKSIKNKNGSWDLHFTASHLNRGVIVPKGSICINGVSLTLVDAKINTTNLIFSVSIIPYTWENTNLQRLKAGDFVNIEFDVVGKYIAQMMKSQIS, encoded by the coding sequence ATGTTTACAGGAATAATAGAAACGCTTGGTGAAATAGTATCTGTTTCAACTGAAGGTACCAATTATATTTTCAAAATTAAAAGTGCCATTTCAAAAGAGTTAAAAGTCGATCAAAGTGTATCTCACGATGGAGTTTGTTTAACGGTAACTGACATTGATAAAAAAGAAGGCATACATACGGTTGTTGCCATAGACGAAACATTGGATAAAACATCGCTTCAGCAGTGGGAAAAAGGATATATCGTCAATTTAGAAAGAGCCATGCCGGCAAATGGGAGGTTTGACGGTCACATAGTGCAAGGGCATGTCGATCAAATTGCTGTATGTAAATCAATTAAAAACAAAAATGGAAGCTGGGATTTGCATTTTACAGCCAGTCATTTAAACAGAGGGGTTATTGTACCCAAAGGATCCATTTGCATAAACGGTGTGAGCTTAACCTTAGTAGATGCAAAGATAAATACTACGAATTTAATTTTTTCCGTATCCATTATTCCATATACCTGGGAAAATACGAATTTACAAAGGTTAAAAGCAGGGGATTTCGTAAATATTGAATTTGATGTAGTTGGCAAGTATATTGCCCAAATGATGAAATCGCAAATTAGCTGA